AAGCGACGACAAGACCCGCTACACAGCATCGTCAAGCTTCTCACAGTCACAGCTCAGCGAGTACTATCAGAAACTGCCGGGCAATCAGCAGGTAAAAGCCAACATATTTGTGTTCTGTAATCCCACCCAGGAACTTAGAGACATCCTTTTCGGCAATGACACAAAAACAGTCAAACCAGAACTGGGATCGACCGAGTGGATCAACTCTGTGCTGAACCACACCTCCAAGACAGCCATATGGAACAAGAACGGATTCCTTATGAGCAACAGCACCATAAGCACCTGCGAGCTTCCGAGAACAATTCAGGACTGGAACTACTATACCTCCGAGGACAAACCATTCAATCTCTCAGGCAACAATCCTGACCTTAACATTGACAACAATCAGGCTATACGCGTGGAGCGAGTTGCAGCACGCTTTGACTTCCGCGACGGTTCTGTCGACGGCAAAAACGATGCCACCCTCAACGGTATCGGCGACTTCACATATGAGGTAGTCACTGACTGGGCTACAAAGGACCCGATTGTCAACGTGACTCTTCAGAAAATGGCGTTTGTAAACATGAACAAGACGTTCTACGCACTCCGCCATGTGTCAGGCGACGGCCGTCCCGTCAACAGTGAGATATGCAAGCCTGAGCTGCCATGGGTATTCCAGAACGGCACTATAGTAGAACCTTACGGCAACTATGTGGTCGACGGTAACTACACATGGAAAGAAGAAGCCCTCGCAGCCTTCGCCAACATCTCCTCATCCAACACCTACAATTTCAGCGAAGGACTTGAATATCCGCTCTTCAACCCCGACGGAAGCATCGACAATACAGGTGACGGAACGGACAACTGGGGCACATCCATATGCGCAGAGGTGATCAACGGCGAACAGGACAATGACCAAGAGTGGAACAAACCCGGCAACAAGGGTGACTACCACATATGGCGATATGCCACCGAAAACACCATCGCCGGAATATCCGACCAGAAGAACGGCGTCTCGACCGGAATCGTGTTCAAAGGTAAAATGTCTGCTCCAAAAGCTCTTGAAAGCAGCACTGACGAGGCACTAAGGACCCTCGCAACCATCCTCAACGACAACGGAGCCGGCCTTGGCGACCACGAAACAGCACCAATCCTCTACAGCTTCGCCAACAACCTCTATGTGAGCTGGCACAACATCTTCAAAGCAGCCATCAAGGAGGCGATTCCCGGATTCAAGAAGATTGAAGGCACCGACAACTGGCAGCCCACAGAAATCACACGCAGCACAGGCCTGTTCAAGGCCGTGTTCGGAGAAGGCGGTTTCGGCACTCTTAGATTCCAGATTGTCAGCAAAGATGCCAACGGCAATGTGACCGACTACAATATTGTGACCGACAAAAACGCCACCAATTTCGAGACAGCTATCGACACGGAAGTAACATACAATGACAAATGCGCCGACAAGGCATGGAATGACTGGAACAACGCCGGAAAGCCTGCCAACGGAGATATAAAGGACGCCTTCAAGGCTGCTGTCACCGGAGCTGACATCACCATCTATCAGCGCAGCAACGACAACAAGTTCGGATGGGGCTACTACTGCTACTATTACTACTGGAACCGTCACAACGACAACAGAAACAACGGCGTGATGGGTCCGATGGAATTCGCTGTGGTCCGCAACAATGTCTACAAGATCGCTGTCACCAAGCTCAGCCGTCTCGGACATCCGCGCATCTCTGAAAACGATCCCGAGAACCCCACCCCCGACACCGACGATGAAGTAAACAACGTATACATCACCGTCGAGACTGAGACCCTCCCATGGGTAGTACGCATCAACAACATAGAATTCTAAACAACAGCAATGAAACTGTTCGGACGAAATATCATCAAATCAATCATCTGCACGGCAATAGCAGCCGTGCAGGGGATTGCCTTCACCGCATGCGACTCCATAATCTACAACGATCTGGATCCATGCCCCGAAGGGCTCAGGCTGCGTTTCGTCTATGACTACAACATGGAGTTTGCCAACGCATTCTACTCTCAGGTCGACTGCCTGACACTCCATGTGTACGACAAAGACGGGAACTATGTGGCAACACGCACCGAAACTGCCCGCGACCTGCTCTCCGACGAGAACTGGCGCATGACACTCGACCTCCCGGCAGGGGAATACAACCTCATAGCCTACGGAGGCATGGCCTGCACACAAAGCTCTTTTGCCTACAGCACCGTACCATCGACCGGAACGAAGATGCAGGACATCAACGTGTTTCTAAAGCCTGAGAGCATCACTCAGCCCAATGGCACCAAACTCCACGACCTCTTCTACGGCAACCTCAACATCACCATTCCCGAGGCGAGCGACGACTACACCGAGGCAACAGTGGAAATGATGAAGGACACCAACAATCTCCGCATCGTGCTCCAGCATCTCAGCGGACGCCCTGTCAACCATGAGGACTTCACCTACACCCTCACAGCCGACAACACCCGCCTCGACCATGCCAACGATGTTGTAAGCACAGGTATCACCACCTATAATCCATGGGCGACAGGCAATGTGCTCGCCGGAATCAACGGATTCGACGGCAGCGACGTGCAGGCAGCCTATGCCGAGTTCAGCACATCGCGCTTCATTCACGGAGCAGAGCCGCGCCTCACCATATGCCGCGCCTCCGACGGCAGGCAGGTGGTGTCGATACCCCTTGTCAACTACCTCCTAATGCTCAAGAGCCAGGAGTTTGCCGACATGGAATCTCAGGAGTTCCTCGACCGTGAAAGCCGGTGGAAAATGGTATTCTTCCTTGACGAAGGCAATACCTGGATAAACACCCAGATAGTCATAAACGACTGGGTGGTACGTATCAACGACACTGAATTATGATGACCAAACTATTAGGACACATATCTCTCACAGGACTCATTGCAGGGATGATATTGGCATCGTGCTCAAGCGATGACAATATCACCCAGGCAACCATGCCCGCGGAGGACGGTCCCATTGTCAACCTCAGCTTCTCGGTTGTGGTCCACGATGCTGCCGACAACTCATCACGCTCAAGTGTAGTCACCATCCCCGACAAGGACAACTTCTTCGAAGGTGTGGACTCGAAGTACGAGAAGATACGCACTCTCCGTGTCATAATCCTCCATCAGGACGATGAGACCGTGGAGCACAACAAAGTGTTCACCCTCAGTGAAGACGGAGATGTGCGCTACGACTATATGAAATTCAAGGTGAGAGGTGGCGAAAAGAAGAGAATATATCTCTTCGCAAATGAGCAGAGCATCGACTACAACTTCGACAATCTGAAAGTCAATTCCAGATTCCCCACCTCGGAGATAGCCGACCTTACCATACAAGCCACCGACGGACTGCTCATCGACAACACCGGGACCGAGAAACGTTACATACCCATGAGCGAAGTGTGGAGCGACATCGACATAAAGATGCCACAGAACCCTGAGGACTACAACCAGACACTCTCGCCTCTGTTCCTCACCCGCGCCGGAGTCAAGTTCACATTCACTGTGAAAGCTCTCGACGGAGCCGGACTCGCCCTGTCGAAAATAAGCTTCAACCGCCTTGCCGACAAGCAGTATCTACTGCCACGCGACACGAAGTACTCACCCGAGAAAGGAAAGCCGTCAATATCGAATTTCCCTGCCGATCCTGATGCGGATATTCCGGGACGCTTCATAACCGAATACAAAGTGCCTGCCGACACAACCCACAGCACCTACGATTTCACCGTCAATAATGTGGAGCTTGATGGGCTCGACGGTACCACTCCCGAAAAGACCTACACCTGGTATAAGCCTATGTACTTCTGTGAAAGCGGATATGACAAACCATATTCCGTAGCCATCACAGTAGCGTCGAAAAGCACCGACAAGGATGGAAAGGTGATTTACACCGATCCCTATACATTCACCCCCAAAGAGCTTGACAACCTTCCCATCCTGCCGCGCAACACTCACGTGAAAGTGAATATAACACTCGGCAAAGCCGGTATAACATGTGATGTCAAGCTTATACCCTATACCGAAATAATTCTTAACCCTGACTTCGGACTTGACGTACGAACAGTAAGATAGTATTAAAATGATTGACAGACTCATAAAATACATTCTCATCTTTACACTTGCCTCTGCCGTGGCAAGCTGTACCGACGAGATACTGCTTGACAACCAAGGCATTGTCGAAGGCGATGCTACCGTGAGCAGCACAATCATATTCAAGGACTTGGCAAAGTCCAGCCTTGGAGGCAGCAGGTCAGCCGGCAACGCAGTGAAACAGATAAGCAATCTCTGTGTCCTCGTCTACAGTGCCGACGGCTCCGAACTTAAGCACCATTATTATGCCGATGCCGAGAACGGCTCCCACAATTTCGACTCATTCTCGATCGACAAGGAGGGCAACTCCGGACGTCCTGACGGCGACAACGGCACAAGCGCGGAGGGCACTACCCCCTCAGCCCGACTGACTTTCAAGATACCCAACGGCAAATACCAGATGTTTGCCGTTGCCAACATGGGTGATATCACCCGCGATCCTGATCTTGGTGAGCAGTGCAAGACTGTGGACGGACTCAAATCCATCCGCCTGAACTGGATCGACAAAGGTGAAGGCGACCTTTACGCCATCGACAGCAACACCAACAATCAGATGCTCGGGTATTTCACCAAGGACAATACCGCCGACCGTAATTTCACAGCCCCGGCTGTTGCTGTAGTCGGCAACACGCAGCTGCATTGCTGGCTGCGCCGTGCCGCCTCAAAGGTCACAGTCGCCTTCGACGGCTCCAGACTTGTCAACGGCGTGCGAATATATCTCAAATCGGTAGAAATAAAGGATATACCCATATCCTGCCCCCTGGGCAAGAAAAACACGCCCGATGCTGATGACCAGGTGAAGCAGGGTGAGATAATCTACTACCCCAATGCATCCGCCGATGCCACCAACTATGAGGAATGGCCGGTGATCAACCTCGGTCACCCTAAATATCCTGCTGAAAATCCCCATGGAGAAACGGTGCCCGCACTGTTTTTCTACGAAAACATGCAGGGTAACGAAACCGACAACCCCGACATCAAGGACAAGCGTCAGGATCATGACAAGGATGGTTCCCTCGACGCTCCGGGTCTCCCCGGCGATCCCGGATACATAGCAAAGGACGACGTAAAATACGGTTCCTACATTGAAGTCCACGCCCACTATGACGCACGCTACAGCGACCGCCCGAGCAATGGCGACATCATATACCGCTTCATGCTCGGAAAGGATGTGATAAAGGACTATGATGCCGACCGCAACCACCATTTCAAACTCACTCTCTGCTTCAACGGCTATGCCAACGACGTGGACTGGCACATCGAATATGAGGAGGAAGTTGATCTGATCGCTCCTGACCCCTACTACATCTCATATCTCTACGACCAGGAAGCTGTGCTGCCCATACGCCTTAAAGGCACCGATTTCAGCAACGTCTATCTCAAGGCTGAAATCATCGAGAACAACTGGCATCCCGACACTGACGACAATGTATATTGGAAAGGGACTGTACATAATGACGGACCTTGGCACGGATTTCTCTCTCTCACAGATACCAAAGAAAAAATAATCGGTGACGGCCTGCATCACACTAATGATGCCCTATGGAATAAGAATGAATATAACAAGGTCCTCGCAACCATCGACGGAGATCCCCAAAGCCGAGGAGTCCGCATCTACCGGAATCTCAGTAAAGGCGAGTATCCCAACGATGAAGTGGGAGGGTATACAGTTGACCAGAACGATAAAGGCATTGTGGTAAACGTGCCGTTCTATTCGCGCGCAAAGCAGATGGTACCCACATCAGGATACACGGGAAACAATCCATATGAGGCATACCGTCGTTCCGCAAAAGTCAAACTGACATTGTACGACAATACAACCAATAAGCCTGTCACCGGTGACGACGGTTCTGAAAAGTCCCAGACCGTAACCATATATCAGGTGCGACGCTGTGTAAATCCCAAAGGTGTATGGCGCAGCTGGAACAACAGCGAATCATTCCATGTGCAGATGAAGATTCTTGAAAGCGAATATGCAACCAGTTTCACAGGCTACGAGTCCGACGGTCCGTGGAGAGCTAAAGTGGAGACCAATCCAACCGGACTGATCTCGCTCCGTCCATCCAACGGCGAAAACTTCAAAAACGGATGGCTTCAGGGCAAAGACTTCACCATGATGGATTTCCACATTGATTT
The sequence above is drawn from the Duncaniella freteri genome and encodes:
- a CDS encoding DUF4906 domain-containing protein, coding for MIDRLIKYILIFTLASAVASCTDEILLDNQGIVEGDATVSSTIIFKDLAKSSLGGSRSAGNAVKQISNLCVLVYSADGSELKHHYYADAENGSHNFDSFSIDKEGNSGRPDGDNGTSAEGTTPSARLTFKIPNGKYQMFAVANMGDITRDPDLGEQCKTVDGLKSIRLNWIDKGEGDLYAIDSNTNNQMLGYFTKDNTADRNFTAPAVAVVGNTQLHCWLRRAASKVTVAFDGSRLVNGVRIYLKSVEIKDIPISCPLGKKNTPDADDQVKQGEIIYYPNASADATNYEEWPVINLGHPKYPAENPHGETVPALFFYENMQGNETDNPDIKDKRQDHDKDGSLDAPGLPGDPGYIAKDDVKYGSYIEVHAHYDARYSDRPSNGDIIYRFMLGKDVIKDYDADRNHHFKLTLCFNGYANDVDWHIEYEEEVDLIAPDPYYISYLYDQEAVLPIRLKGTDFSNVYLKAEIIENNWHPDTDDNVYWKGTVHNDGPWHGFLSLTDTKEKIIGDGLHHTNDALWNKNEYNKVLATIDGDPQSRGVRIYRNLSKGEYPNDEVGGYTVDQNDKGIVVNVPFYSRAKQMVPTSGYTGNNPYEAYRRSAKVKLTLYDNTTNKPVTGDDGSEKSQTVTIYQVRRCVNPKGVWRSWNNSESFHVQMKILESEYATSFTGYESDGPWRAKVETNPTGLISLRPSNGENFKNGWLQGKDFTMMDFHIDFNGTCTSKEEVRCAIVLVEYNNYTCKHRILVRQGYAPIALNDANIKWHTCNMYSATEETLSPLEEGSMFRFGNWNDAILASNNKTYGFQAPVGDNTLALAGGNDKKWSDITSQESTDINTPVSFADTKVKNVIGYDNNTETNVRVATIEDYENLRDATNREFAYGVLYGDGATETMESIEDVYEYYRIENGGRGYPESNRGMRGCFVFNTENGNNLFFPIGATGYGQRRTEHAWYGETQLGAGRLQYAWRNEEYKKKDELGYRPLFLDVYRRPGAIYWVRTIPTNPTNKNKKYCFLDINYFTFDFSPGETEPTLGTGTSACFIRCVEEIP
- a CDS encoding FimB/Mfa2 family fimbrial subunit, whose protein sequence is MKLFGRNIIKSIICTAIAAVQGIAFTACDSIIYNDLDPCPEGLRLRFVYDYNMEFANAFYSQVDCLTLHVYDKDGNYVATRTETARDLLSDENWRMTLDLPAGEYNLIAYGGMACTQSSFAYSTVPSTGTKMQDINVFLKPESITQPNGTKLHDLFYGNLNITIPEASDDYTEATVEMMKDTNNLRIVLQHLSGRPVNHEDFTYTLTADNTRLDHANDVVSTGITTYNPWATGNVLAGINGFDGSDVQAAYAEFSTSRFIHGAEPRLTICRASDGRQVVSIPLVNYLLMLKSQEFADMESQEFLDRESRWKMVFFLDEGNTWINTQIVINDWVVRINDTEL
- a CDS encoding Mfa1 family fimbria major subunit (Members of this family are fimbrial shaft proteins (major subunit proteins), found in the Bacteriodetes. The family is named for Mfa1 from Porphyromonas gingivalis, and is related to but distinct from the family of FimA from the species.) translates to MNKLLTLFVSAAAIAMCSCSDDKLTGDVPYQPENPDNGQSVQFTLSIDLPSAKGSRSETTDPDNNNGSTSNDGVEIGKDYENMISNAIVVIADATNNGYITAAEIKSNNLHASDDKTRYTASSSFSQSQLSEYYQKLPGNQQVKANIFVFCNPTQELRDILFGNDTKTVKPELGSTEWINSVLNHTSKTAIWNKNGFLMSNSTISTCELPRTIQDWNYYTSEDKPFNLSGNNPDLNIDNNQAIRVERVAARFDFRDGSVDGKNDATLNGIGDFTYEVVTDWATKDPIVNVTLQKMAFVNMNKTFYALRHVSGDGRPVNSEICKPELPWVFQNGTIVEPYGNYVVDGNYTWKEEALAAFANISSSNTYNFSEGLEYPLFNPDGSIDNTGDGTDNWGTSICAEVINGEQDNDQEWNKPGNKGDYHIWRYATENTIAGISDQKNGVSTGIVFKGKMSAPKALESSTDEALRTLATILNDNGAGLGDHETAPILYSFANNLYVSWHNIFKAAIKEAIPGFKKIEGTDNWQPTEITRSTGLFKAVFGEGGFGTLRFQIVSKDANGNVTDYNIVTDKNATNFETAIDTEVTYNDKCADKAWNDWNNAGKPANGDIKDAFKAAVTGADITIYQRSNDNKFGWGYYCYYYYWNRHNDNRNNGVMGPMEFAVVRNNVYKIAVTKLSRLGHPRISENDPENPTPDTDDEVNNVYITVETETLPWVVRINNIEF
- a CDS encoding fimbrial protein is translated as MMTKLLGHISLTGLIAGMILASCSSDDNITQATMPAEDGPIVNLSFSVVVHDAADNSSRSSVVTIPDKDNFFEGVDSKYEKIRTLRVIILHQDDETVEHNKVFTLSEDGDVRYDYMKFKVRGGEKKRIYLFANEQSIDYNFDNLKVNSRFPTSEIADLTIQATDGLLIDNTGTEKRYIPMSEVWSDIDIKMPQNPEDYNQTLSPLFLTRAGVKFTFTVKALDGAGLALSKISFNRLADKQYLLPRDTKYSPEKGKPSISNFPADPDADIPGRFITEYKVPADTTHSTYDFTVNNVELDGLDGTTPEKTYTWYKPMYFCESGYDKPYSVAITVASKSTDKDGKVIYTDPYTFTPKELDNLPILPRNTHVKVNITLGKAGITCDVKLIPYTEIILNPDFGLDVRTVR